The following are encoded together in the Misgurnus anguillicaudatus chromosome 14, ASM2758022v2, whole genome shotgun sequence genome:
- the hrh1 gene encoding histamine H1 receptor: METTTTLIKINSRLERILEHLEPNVTTVLNVSAPFHHHMNNAVLGVLLGTLSLLTVIMNLLVLFAVRKERTLHTVGNLYIVSLSIADLIVGATVMPLNLVYLLEDEWKLGRLVCQFWLVMDYVASTASIFSLFILCLDRYRSVRHPLQYLKYRTRGRATLVICSAWLLSMTWTVPMLGWRMFAQVDRKPELENKCDTDFRFVTWFKVLTAILNFYIPSFLMLLFYSQIFIAVREHYREWENFAGPMVKTEADDTLQNGMPLQITKVSEKDSLGSHAYSPKEGLLDQYSLEQPYNLRDNLEENTDSLSEVKKKSCYKKKPIFGLSKRMRKSMQESKEISSMSDDGETIAGAPVRQPSLSLGFLQSDNNTQPKTFVNVNDCNVLVPNSVGNICEIAPAVDIHNYTAVFCNHDTPPSPPSPWAENSPQLDTTNSMPVKQIWQKLCEQSKQSVHSMRIRKERKAARQLGCIIGVFMVCWIPYFITFMVMALCETCVHHDLHMFTIWLGYINSTLNPFIYPLCNENFKRVFKKIFHINR, encoded by the coding sequence ATGGAGACCACTACAACACTTATCAAGATAAACAGCCGACTCGAGAGAATTCTTGAGCATCTTGAACCCAACGTAACAACCGTGTTAAACGTGTCCGCCCCCTTCCATCATCACATGAATAATGCCGTGTTGGGGGTTCTCCTTGGCACACTGTCCCTTCTGACGGTTATCATGAACCTGCTGGTACTTTTTGCCGTCAGAAAAGAAAGAACATTGCACACAGTTGGGAACCTTTACATAGTTAGCCTCTCGATAGCTGACCTgatcgttggagccacagtcaTGCCCTTGAATCTAGTGTACCTGCTAGAGGATGAATGGAAATTGGGTCGGCTTGTTTGCCAATTCTGGCTGGTAATGGATTACGTTGCGAGCACGGCTTCTATTTTCAGTTTGTTCATCCTATGCCTGGACAGGTACCGCTCTGTCCGACACCCcttacagtatttaaaatacCGGACACGAGGAAGAGCTACATTGGTGATTTGTAGCGCATGGCTTCTCTCCATGACATGGACAGTTCCCATGCTGGGGTGGCGGATGTTTGCACAAGTTGACAGGAAGCCAGAGCTGGAGAACAAGTGTGACACAGACTTCCGCTTTGTGACGTGGTTCAAGGTTCTGACTGCCATCCTTAACTTCTACATCCCATCTTTCCTGATGCTTCTGTTCTACTCGCAGATCTTCATTGCTGTGCGGGAACATTACAGAGAGTGGGAGAACTTTGCTGGTCCGATGGTGAAAACGGAAGCAGATGATACATTACAAAACGGAATGCCGTTGCAAATAACCAAAGTGTCTGAGAAAGATAGTTTGGGTTCACATGCATATTCTCCAAAAGAGGGTCTGTTGGATCAGTACAGTTTGGAACAGCCTTACAATTTAAGGGACAATCTGGAGGAAAACACAGATTCCTTGTCTGAAGTGAAGAAGAAAAGTTGTTACAAAAAGAAACCGATATTCGGTCTTTCAAAACGCATGAGAAAGAGCATGCAAGAGTCCAAGGAAATTTCCTCTATGAGCGATGATGGAGAAACTATTGCTGGAGCTCCCGTCAGGCAGCCATCTTTATCTCTGGGATTTCTCCAGTCGGATAATAACACTCAGCCCAAAACCTTCGTGAATGTGAATGACTGCAATGTGTTAGTGCCGAATTCTGTCGGTAACATTTGTGAGATTGCACCCGCAGTGGATATTCACAATTACACAGCTGTTTTCTGCAATCACGATACGCCGCCTTCACCACCATCACCGTGGGCAGAAAACAGTCCTCAACTAGACACTACCAATTCAATGCCTGTAAAACAAATATGGCAGAAGCTCTGTGAACAATCAAAACAGAGCGTCCACAGCATGCGCATACGTAAAGAGAGGAAAGCCGCCAGGCAACTCGGCTGTATCATCGGTGTCTTTATGGTGTGCTGGATCCCGTATTTTATCACCTTTATGGTGATGGCTTTGTGTGAAACTTGTGTCCATCATGACCTTCACATGTTCACTATTTGGCTTGGGTACATCAACTCCACTCTGAATCCTTTCATATACCCACTGTGCAATGAAAACTTCAAAAGAGTGTTCAAGAAGATTTTTCATATTAATAGATGA